From the Marinomonas sp. THO17 genome, one window contains:
- a CDS encoding carboxymuconolactone decarboxylase family protein, with amino-acid sequence MQSTRYEIGLEQLAKIDGEAGEKVIESLQDICPDLAQYTIEYPFGDIYARPGLDLQSREIATVAALTALGHCQPQLKVHLNAALNVGCSETQIKEVILQMSVYAGFPAALNGMFAFQDVLQERSEIG; translated from the coding sequence ATGCAAAGTACGCGCTACGAAATTGGTCTGGAACAGCTGGCAAAAATTGATGGCGAAGCGGGCGAAAAGGTGATCGAAAGCCTGCAAGACATTTGTCCTGACCTAGCCCAATATACCATTGAATACCCATTTGGTGACATTTATGCTCGACCGGGTTTGGATTTGCAATCCCGCGAAATTGCTACTGTGGCGGCACTGACGGCATTGGGACATTGTCAGCCACAGCTTAAAGTCCATCTTAATGCTGCACTTAATGTAGGTTGCAGTGAGACGCAAATTAAAGAAGTGATATTGCAAATGTCAGTGTATGCTGGATTTCCAGCGGCCTTAAATGGCATGTTTGCCTTTCAAGATGTCCTACAAGAACGCAGTGAAATAGGTTGA
- a CDS encoding MerR family transcriptional regulator has translation MQVREFSQLTGVSPHTLRYYEKMGLLKNVHRNVSGHRDYTEKDLAWMGFIQRLKATGMSLENILRYAEYREQGDDSLVARMQLLEAHKTELEAYIQSQQSHLEALQEKINFYKQQIQD, from the coding sequence ATGCAAGTGCGTGAATTTTCACAATTAACGGGTGTTTCCCCCCATACACTCAGATACTATGAAAAAATGGGTTTACTGAAGAATGTCCACCGTAATGTCAGCGGCCACCGAGATTACACTGAGAAAGATCTGGCATGGATGGGCTTTATTCAGCGCTTAAAAGCCACAGGTATGTCATTGGAAAATATCCTCCGTTACGCAGAATATCGGGAACAGGGAGATGACTCTCTCGTGGCGAGAATGCAGTTATTGGAAGCGCATAAGACCGAGTTAGAAGCTTACATACAATCTCAACAGTCGCACTTAGAGGCGTTGCAAGAGAAAATTAACTTCTATAAACAACAAATACAGGATTGA
- a CDS encoding histone deacetylase, with product MKSALLPLVFHPHYSIPFPAGHRFPMHKFRLLAETLRQQGILTEDNLHTPEPLSLSVLMAAHDKAYVQRFIRGDLTKQEEKEIGLPWSEWLVERTLRAVSGTILTSELALQQGLACHLAGGTHHAHPAHGAGFCIFNDLAVAALNLINTGKAKKILILDCDVHQGDGTVAFFADHQQVVPVSWHCEENYPNQKQTAGINIAIPKGADDQTYLDIMKRTLPSILTQHQADFVFYDAGADVHQDDRLGHVNLSDQGVLARDKYVIESCLDMGIATACVIGGGYDRQEDKVAWRHSLLHQAAQQVWQSHPKVGQIPKAINWSREGVNKPSEHQSYQRNGLSRQE from the coding sequence ATGAAATCTGCTTTATTGCCTTTGGTGTTTCACCCTCATTACAGTATCCCTTTTCCTGCAGGGCACAGATTTCCCATGCACAAATTTCGTTTGCTGGCAGAGACATTACGACAGCAGGGCATACTAACAGAGGATAATTTGCATACACCAGAACCTCTGTCTTTGTCCGTTTTGATGGCGGCTCATGATAAGGCTTATGTGCAGCGTTTTATCCGTGGTGATTTGACCAAGCAAGAAGAAAAAGAGATTGGTTTACCTTGGTCTGAATGGTTAGTCGAACGAACCTTGAGAGCGGTTTCAGGCACTATTTTGACCAGTGAATTGGCCTTACAGCAGGGACTGGCTTGTCATCTTGCTGGTGGCACGCACCATGCTCATCCAGCCCACGGGGCAGGATTTTGCATTTTTAATGATTTGGCGGTGGCCGCCTTGAATCTAATCAATACTGGCAAAGCTAAAAAGATACTTATTTTGGATTGTGATGTGCACCAAGGGGATGGCACAGTTGCGTTTTTTGCCGATCACCAACAAGTGGTGCCCGTTTCTTGGCATTGCGAAGAAAACTATCCTAATCAAAAACAAACCGCAGGCATTAATATCGCCATTCCAAAAGGGGCGGATGATCAAACCTATTTAGACATCATGAAACGCACCTTACCCAGTATTTTAACCCAGCATCAAGCGGATTTCGTGTTTTACGATGCGGGTGCAGATGTGCATCAAGATGATCGCTTGGGGCACGTTAACCTCAGCGATCAGGGCGTCTTGGCGAGGGACAAATACGTCATCGAAAGCTGTTTAGACATGGGCATTGCGACGGCTTGTGTGATAGGTGGAGGCTACGATAGACAGGAAGACAAGGTGGCGTGGCGACACAGTTTATTGCACCAAGCGGCGCAACAGGTCTGGCAATCACACCCCAAAGTGGGTCAGATACCTAAAGCAATAAACTGGTCTAGGGAAGGTGTGAATAAGCCTTCTGAACATCAGTCTTATCAGAGAAACGGTCTATCAAGGCAAGAGTGA
- a CDS encoding HD domain-containing phosphohydrolase translates to MSHFACKEFSALEKELKDDLLECYVEAQQEIEEIINSIESEGFSFDKLDQLFRSLHSMKGNCSVCFLDPLVDVLHKLEEIVDGMRGGYIKYHSHLGDLINIVIEKVYSLLKEIYQSHVAESELRDTLQQGLDTIYAHEEDSERPHLAVQLLKQCSDQVVEEEDDADSDAAALIIKVEFSEQQQADIDLFAGFSHKLNRLLGYSAERSERILKLCQLINVETNTPVDSCQLSAAAYMHNMGMALILNCQDDEEAKQAAQRNHPMVGAKLLAKHDGWEEAVSMVQSHKERFDGTGFPEGLVGPLIPQGAFILSMAVMFIDSVWGKSGSEYNKSAMRAVQLVNFESGKGFPPHLIESFNSAIRKVLVAKRK, encoded by the coding sequence ATGAGCCATTTTGCTTGTAAAGAGTTTTCAGCGCTGGAAAAAGAGCTTAAAGATGATTTGTTGGAATGCTATGTAGAAGCACAGCAAGAGATTGAAGAGATCATCAACAGCATCGAAAGTGAAGGATTTTCCTTTGATAAATTGGATCAGTTGTTTCGCTCCTTGCACAGTATGAAGGGCAACTGCTCGGTGTGCTTTCTTGATCCACTGGTGGATGTGCTGCATAAACTAGAAGAAATTGTCGATGGTATGCGCGGCGGTTACATCAAATATCATTCCCATTTAGGGGATTTGATTAATATCGTCATCGAAAAAGTCTATTCCCTTCTTAAAGAGATTTATCAATCCCATGTAGCAGAAAGTGAATTGCGTGACACCTTACAACAAGGCTTAGATACCATCTATGCGCATGAAGAGGACTCAGAACGTCCTCATCTTGCCGTGCAACTTTTAAAGCAGTGTTCAGATCAAGTGGTAGAAGAAGAGGATGATGCCGACAGTGACGCTGCCGCTCTTATTATTAAGGTGGAATTCAGTGAACAACAGCAAGCTGATATTGATTTGTTTGCTGGGTTCAGTCACAAGTTAAATCGTCTGTTGGGCTATTCTGCTGAGCGCAGTGAGCGCATCCTAAAACTGTGTCAGCTTATTAATGTGGAAACCAACACCCCGGTGGACTCTTGTCAACTGAGTGCGGCGGCTTATATGCATAATATGGGCATGGCGTTGATTCTTAACTGCCAAGACGATGAAGAAGCCAAGCAGGCAGCACAAAGGAATCACCCTATGGTAGGGGCCAAATTGTTGGCCAAACATGATGGTTGGGAAGAAGCCGTTAGCATGGTGCAGTCTCACAAAGAACGCTTTGACGGGACTGGCTTTCCGGAGGGCTTAGTTGGCCCTTTGATTCCACAAGGCGCTTTTATCTTATCTATGGCGGTCATGTTTATTGACAGCGTATGGGGTAAATCGGGCAGTGAATACAATAAAAGTGCCATGCGTGCGGTGCAATTGGTGAATTTCGAAAGCGGCAAAGGCTTCCCGCCGCACTTGATTGAATCCTTTAACTCTGCCATTCGTAAAGTCTTGGTTGCCAAACGCAAATAA
- a CDS encoding EVE domain-containing protein — translation MPNYWLMKSEPDAFSIDDLADMQVSPWDGVRNYQARNFMKDMQVGDLVFFYHSSCKPAGIVGVAKVVKEAYPDHTSWDPNSPYYDAKSTPQNPRWFMVDLAFVEKWPRLVTLAELKADALLAELPLVKKGSRLSIMPINKAHWEHIIKTY, via the coding sequence ATGCCAAATTACTGGTTAATGAAGTCTGAACCAGATGCCTTTTCTATTGATGATCTTGCGGACATGCAGGTGTCACCTTGGGATGGGGTGCGTAATTATCAGGCAAGAAATTTTATGAAAGACATGCAAGTGGGCGACTTGGTTTTCTTCTATCATTCCAGTTGCAAACCTGCGGGGATAGTCGGGGTAGCAAAAGTCGTCAAGGAAGCTTATCCTGACCACACAAGTTGGGACCCTAATAGCCCTTATTATGACGCAAAGTCCACTCCACAAAACCCGAGATGGTTTATGGTAGACCTTGCTTTTGTTGAGAAATGGCCGCGCTTGGTGACGCTGGCCGAATTAAAAGCCGATGCCCTTTTAGCCGAATTACCTTTGGTAAAAAAAGGCAGTCGTTTGTCTATTATGCCGATCAACAAGGCTCATTGGGAGCACATTATAAAGACGTATTAA
- a CDS encoding OmpA family protein — MPSSAWKALPELNKNLPSRRGLLLCLLLCLLTALSTTKLCAQALYPSTLKQQLQDSDKDGVINARDLCPDTPAGSAIDNTGCPNTRTEYYQIHFQIHFASADAKLQPEQHQQITQIGQFLQQNPQSIICLEGHTDNQGPNWFNQGLSYQRANAIAEHLVRQYGIKDRRILRLAYGASRPLFENNNEQNRFQNRRVNGTILLPVNAPKNQWQIPFALNQFRLNTEQKNALAELPQKISTAQSAFILITGHTDKSGRPSLNQLLSEKRAQQVAHYLQSITSLNEAQIKVKGYGADRPIGLEDSLISRAKNRRVEVQLFEEPALSKQFIEAKWTIWSVDDLDLTNAPSPRDLPLFRPFQP; from the coding sequence ATGCCATCATCAGCATGGAAAGCGTTACCCGAGCTCAACAAAAACTTGCCCTCAAGGCGAGGATTATTGCTGTGCCTACTCTTGTGTCTGTTAACCGCTTTATCCACCACAAAACTGTGCGCGCAAGCCTTATATCCCTCAACGCTTAAGCAACAGCTGCAAGACAGTGACAAAGATGGCGTCATTAATGCCCGTGACCTTTGTCCGGATACGCCTGCTGGCAGCGCCATAGACAACACTGGCTGTCCAAACACACGCACGGAATATTATCAGATCCACTTTCAGATTCACTTCGCCAGTGCCGATGCCAAGCTGCAGCCAGAACAGCATCAGCAAATCACACAAATTGGCCAGTTTCTACAGCAAAACCCGCAAAGTATCATTTGTTTAGAAGGCCATACGGATAACCAAGGGCCAAATTGGTTTAATCAAGGTCTTTCCTATCAAAGAGCCAACGCCATCGCCGAGCATTTAGTCCGTCAATACGGTATTAAGGATCGCCGTATTCTGCGTTTAGCCTATGGTGCAAGTCGCCCTTTATTCGAAAATAACAATGAGCAAAACCGCTTCCAGAATCGACGCGTCAATGGCACCATTTTGCTTCCCGTTAACGCCCCAAAAAACCAATGGCAAATCCCCTTTGCACTGAATCAATTTCGACTCAATACAGAGCAAAAAAATGCCTTGGCTGAACTGCCACAGAAAATAAGCACAGCTCAATCTGCCTTCATTCTCATCACAGGTCATACAGACAAAAGTGGCCGACCAAGCTTAAACCAATTGCTCTCGGAAAAACGTGCGCAACAGGTTGCGCATTATTTGCAGTCGATTACGTCACTGAATGAAGCCCAAATAAAAGTCAAAGGTTACGGAGCAGACCGCCCAATTGGTCTAGAGGATTCGCTCATAAGTCGCGCGAAAAATCGCCGTGTTGAAGTACAGCTTTTTGAAGAGCCTGCGTTATCCAAGCAATTTATTGAGGCCAAATGGACCATTTGGAGTGTTGATGACCTTGATCTTACCAATGCGCCAAGCCCTCGCGACCTGCCGTTATTCCGTCCTTTTCAACCCTAG
- the miaB gene encoding tRNA (N6-isopentenyl adenosine(37)-C2)-methylthiotransferase MiaB, with translation MAKKLFIQTHGCQMNEYDSSRMADLLGESHEMELTENAEEADVLLLNTCSIREKAQDKVFHQLGRWKKLKQKNPDLVIGVGGCVASQEGDNIRKRAKHVDMIFGPQTLHKLPEMVNAAATHIPITDVTFPEIEKFDHLPAPRVEGAEAFVSIMEGCSKYCTFCVVPYTRGEEVSRPFDGILLEAAQLAEQGVREIHLLGQNVNAYRGETAEGDEADLADVIHAVARIDGIERIRFTTSHPVEFTDSLIEAFRTEPKLVSHLHLPVQSGADKVLSAMKRGHDRQYYIDKINRIKAARPGISLSSDFIIGFPGETDEDFVDTMNLIQEIGFDHSFSFVYSQRPGTPASDLADDTPEEVKKERLAILQRRISQQAYDISLAMVGEVQRILISGYSPRDPGQLQGRTENNRIVNFRASDPQLIGKFADVIITDAYPNSLLGELISSELDNDFVIQ, from the coding sequence ATGGCAAAAAAACTCTTTATCCAAACTCATGGCTGTCAGATGAACGAATACGACTCTTCACGTATGGCTGACTTGTTAGGCGAAAGCCATGAAATGGAGCTTACCGAAAACGCAGAAGAAGCGGATGTGCTGTTATTAAATACCTGCTCTATCCGTGAAAAGGCCCAAGATAAAGTCTTTCATCAACTGGGGCGTTGGAAAAAACTAAAGCAAAAGAATCCGGATCTAGTAATTGGTGTGGGCGGTTGTGTGGCGAGTCAGGAAGGCGACAACATTCGTAAACGCGCAAAACACGTGGACATGATTTTCGGCCCGCAAACCTTGCACAAGTTGCCTGAAATGGTGAATGCCGCGGCCACACACATTCCCATTACTGATGTCACCTTTCCCGAGATTGAAAAGTTTGACCACTTGCCTGCACCGCGTGTTGAAGGGGCAGAAGCTTTTGTTTCCATAATGGAAGGATGCAGTAAATACTGTACTTTCTGTGTGGTGCCTTACACTCGTGGTGAAGAAGTCAGCCGTCCATTTGACGGCATCTTACTAGAAGCCGCCCAACTGGCTGAACAAGGGGTGCGAGAGATACATTTATTAGGTCAAAACGTCAACGCTTACCGTGGTGAAACCGCAGAAGGTGACGAAGCGGATCTGGCCGATGTCATTCACGCGGTCGCACGCATTGACGGTATTGAACGTATTCGTTTCACCACTTCTCACCCAGTGGAGTTTACCGACAGCCTAATTGAAGCCTTCCGTACCGAGCCTAAATTGGTCAGTCACTTACACTTGCCAGTGCAAAGTGGTGCCGATAAAGTGCTGAGCGCCATGAAACGCGGCCACGATCGCCAATACTATATTGATAAGATTAACCGTATTAAAGCCGCTCGTCCTGGTATCAGTCTGTCATCAGACTTCATTATTGGCTTCCCGGGTGAAACGGATGAAGATTTTGTCGACACTATGAATTTGATCCAAGAAATTGGCTTCGACCACTCCTTCAGCTTTGTTTACAGTCAGCGCCCTGGTACGCCAGCGTCTGACTTAGCAGACGATACTCCAGAAGAGGTGAAGAAAGAGCGTTTAGCTATTTTACAGCGTCGTATCAGTCAGCAAGCCTATGACATTAGCTTGGCCATGGTGGGAGAAGTACAACGTATTTTGATCAGCGGCTACTCGCCACGTGATCCAGGCCAACTTCAAGGTCGTACGGAAAATAATCGTATTGTCAATTTCCGCGCATCTGATCCACAATTAATTGGTAAGTTTGCCGATGTCATTATTACGGATGCGTATCCAAACTCTTTATTGGGCGAGTTAATCAGTTCAGAACTCGACAATGATTTTGTTATTCAATAA
- a CDS encoding PhoH family protein, producing the protein METTQTTQQIRLEPANAAALAGLCGQLDENIKQIEKRLEVNIRNRAELFDISGDNAEHVMATKTLLQNLYREALANPQISPETVHLYLQESAIESLTSSKKGDQNQVVIKTRKAFIKPKGKNQQRYVTQIRKHDINFGIGPAGTGKTYLAVACAVEALEADLVERIMLVRPAVEAGEKLGFLPGDLSQKIDPYLRPLYDALYEMLGFELVDKLIEKNVIEIAPLAFMRGRTLNNAFIILDESQNTTREQMKMFLTRIGFGSTAVITGDRTQVDLPRGTASGLAHAMHVLKDVNGISMTTFNAADVVRHPLVQRIVEAYDKYDDEAEAEKKARNEARAAEKIQAADPAVVTTEAQKS; encoded by the coding sequence TTGGAAACCACACAAACAACCCAACAAATCCGACTTGAACCCGCCAATGCAGCAGCCTTGGCAGGTTTGTGCGGACAACTCGATGAAAACATCAAACAAATCGAAAAGCGCCTTGAGGTTAACATTCGCAATCGCGCAGAACTTTTCGATATTTCAGGTGACAATGCCGAACATGTCATGGCCACCAAAACCTTGTTGCAAAATCTTTATCGTGAAGCTTTGGCAAACCCTCAGATTTCTCCCGAGACGGTACACTTGTACCTGCAGGAGTCAGCCATTGAATCACTGACCAGCAGCAAAAAAGGTGACCAGAATCAAGTCGTTATTAAGACCCGTAAAGCCTTCATTAAACCCAAGGGCAAAAACCAGCAAAGATACGTGACGCAAATTCGCAAACACGATATCAACTTTGGCATAGGGCCAGCGGGGACAGGTAAAACCTACTTAGCCGTGGCTTGCGCTGTTGAAGCCTTAGAAGCAGATCTGGTCGAGCGTATTATGTTGGTGCGTCCTGCGGTGGAAGCGGGTGAAAAACTGGGCTTTTTACCGGGTGACTTATCTCAAAAAATCGACCCTTATTTACGTCCTTTGTACGATGCCTTGTACGAAATGCTGGGCTTTGAACTGGTCGATAAACTGATCGAAAAAAATGTCATTGAAATAGCGCCCCTGGCTTTCATGCGTGGTCGTACTTTGAATAACGCTTTTATCATTCTGGATGAAAGTCAGAACACCACGCGCGAACAGATGAAGATGTTCTTAACACGTATTGGCTTTGGCTCTACTGCCGTGATTACCGGGGACCGAACTCAGGTGGATTTGCCCCGCGGTACCGCGTCTGGTTTGGCGCACGCTATGCACGTGCTGAAAGACGTTAACGGCATCAGTATGACCACCTTCAACGCCGCCGATGTGGTACGTCATCCTTTGGTGCAACGCATTGTGGAAGCTTACGATAAATACGACGACGAAGCCGAAGCCGAAAAAAAAGCACGTAATGAAGCCCGCGCCGCAGAAAAAATTCAGGCGGCGGATCCTGCCGTTGTAACAACGGAAGCGCAGAAAAGCTGA
- the ybeY gene encoding rRNA maturation RNase YbeY produces MPDLELDLQIACESTDQLPSEADFRVWVEKALPSSGDLYEVTIRIVDQAESQALNHEYRGKDKPTNVLSFPFEAPPGIELPLLGDLVICQQVVAKEAIEQGKALFDHWAHMTIHGILHLRGYDHIKDDDADEMESLETELLASLSISDPYLIKE; encoded by the coding sequence ATGCCTGACTTAGAACTCGACTTACAAATTGCCTGTGAATCAACCGATCAGCTTCCCAGTGAAGCAGATTTTCGCGTATGGGTAGAGAAAGCCCTGCCCAGCTCAGGTGATCTCTATGAAGTCACCATTCGGATTGTGGACCAAGCAGAAAGCCAAGCGCTCAATCACGAATATCGCGGCAAAGATAAACCCACCAATGTATTATCTTTTCCATTTGAAGCTCCACCTGGTATTGAGTTGCCTTTATTAGGTGATTTGGTTATCTGCCAGCAAGTGGTAGCAAAAGAAGCCATTGAACAAGGAAAAGCCCTGTTTGACCATTGGGCGCATATGACGATTCATGGCATCTTGCATTTACGTGGTTATGACCATATAAAGGATGATGATGCAGATGAAATGGAAAGTTTAGAAACCGAATTATTGGCTTCTTTGTCAATTTCCGACCCTTATTTGATAAAAGAGTGA
- a CDS encoding transporter associated domain-containing protein — protein sequence MSEDRSSLPNDQQKSWFERFLQAFNDEPRSRADIITLLETAVQSDVIDRDAFTIVEGALEVSEVQARDIMIPPSQMVIIKSEDDPKTSIRKVIDSSHSRFPVVGEDSDEILGVLLAKDLLPLLFKEGDITNEDILARLRPANFIPESKRLNVLLNDFRTKRYHMALVLDEYGSVSGLVTIEDVLEQIVGEIEDETDKHEHEGIQVTSESGVYLVPALCTIEDFNEFFKAELDEEDFDTIGGILVQQFGHVPLRDETILFNDFHFKVVKSDGRRVKTIQVSKSVTEEVVE from the coding sequence ATGAGCGAAGACCGATCGAGCTTACCCAACGATCAACAAAAATCTTGGTTTGAACGTTTTCTTCAAGCCTTCAATGATGAGCCACGCAGTCGTGCTGACATCATTACTTTACTGGAAACCGCGGTGCAGTCCGATGTCATCGATCGTGATGCCTTCACCATAGTGGAAGGTGCTTTGGAGGTATCCGAAGTACAGGCCAGAGACATCATGATTCCACCATCGCAAATGGTGATTATTAAATCCGAAGACGATCCGAAAACCTCCATTCGTAAAGTCATCGACTCTTCTCACTCTCGTTTCCCTGTGGTGGGTGAGGATTCCGACGAAATTCTCGGTGTCCTACTCGCTAAAGATTTATTGCCCCTGCTGTTCAAAGAAGGCGATATTACTAACGAGGATATTTTGGCTCGACTTCGCCCTGCCAACTTCATTCCAGAAAGTAAACGCCTTAATGTATTACTGAATGACTTCCGTACCAAACGCTACCACATGGCATTAGTGCTGGATGAATACGGCAGTGTCTCTGGTCTGGTAACCATTGAAGACGTGTTGGAGCAAATTGTTGGTGAGATCGAAGACGAAACCGACAAACATGAACACGAAGGCATTCAGGTGACCAGCGAATCTGGTGTTTACCTAGTACCCGCCCTTTGCACCATTGAAGACTTCAATGAGTTTTTCAAAGCGGAACTTGACGAAGAAGACTTTGATACTATCGGCGGCATTTTAGTACAGCAGTTTGGTCACGTGCCATTGCGAGATGAAACCATACTGTTTAACGATTTCCACTTTAAAGTGGTAAAATCGGATGGCCGACGCGTTAAGACCATCCAAGTCTCTAAATCCGTAACCGAAGAGGTTGTTGAGTAA
- the lnt gene encoding apolipoprotein N-acyltransferase, whose translation MSIIRPGSSKPITGRIAHFFANLPQAVALPLGLILGAVGVTSFAPLHFWPGYFISLIAFSLFIISAKSAKAATWRASAVAFGLFGSSVSWVFVSIAEYGQVGDLIAGLITFAFIAALCAFWSLAAWFSWHLMSRYAFLPSSLWVAIALLLAELLRSVLFTGFPWLLPGYATEHTWLFELLPLGGIWLTSLLVVLTATSLAGLLLKQSNQTMPILICLIGWGGGAYLSYAPVQWVQQTGQIKTTLVQGNIEQDQKWLPQTAASSLAYYQQVTQQHLDSDLVVWPETAVTYAYSQVKPYLANFSDQLAASKTTLITGIPDVLEGGQVYYNAIWTTGNGFGLYYKKHLVPFGEYLPLASYIGPLLDIFGMPMSNFQAGDDNQPVLQVGDWGVAPFICYEIVYPEQVREMVRDSDLLVTISNDAWFGSSFGPWQHLQIAQFRAKEAGRYVIRATNTGVTAFINEQGEIVAQAPQFTRTTLTAEAKTFIGNTPYVTWGYWPSIVLLLLCILFSSANHGFSRQSLRFA comes from the coding sequence ATGTCTATCATTCGTCCCGGTTCCAGCAAACCAATAACGGGGCGAATCGCTCATTTTTTTGCCAATTTACCACAGGCTGTTGCCCTTCCCCTTGGCCTAATCTTAGGTGCGGTTGGCGTTACCAGCTTTGCTCCCTTACATTTTTGGCCTGGCTATTTTATTAGTCTGATTGCTTTTAGTCTTTTCATCATCTCAGCGAAAAGCGCCAAAGCGGCCACTTGGCGAGCCAGTGCGGTGGCCTTTGGCCTGTTCGGCAGCAGTGTCTCTTGGGTGTTTGTCAGTATTGCCGAGTACGGCCAAGTGGGCGACCTGATTGCCGGTTTGATTACCTTTGCTTTTATTGCTGCATTGTGTGCATTCTGGAGTCTGGCGGCTTGGTTCAGCTGGCATCTCATGTCCCGCTATGCCTTTTTACCAAGCAGCTTGTGGGTCGCCATTGCTTTATTATTGGCAGAGTTATTACGCAGTGTACTTTTCACAGGTTTCCCTTGGTTGTTACCTGGCTATGCCACTGAACACACTTGGCTGTTTGAATTGCTGCCGCTTGGTGGTATTTGGCTCACCAGCCTACTTGTGGTACTCACTGCCACCAGCCTTGCTGGTCTATTGCTCAAACAAAGTAATCAAACCATGCCGATACTTATCTGTCTTATTGGCTGGGGTGGCGGGGCATATTTAAGCTACGCTCCGGTGCAATGGGTGCAACAAACCGGACAGATTAAAACCACCTTAGTACAAGGCAATATTGAGCAAGATCAAAAATGGCTCCCCCAAACCGCAGCCAGTTCCCTTGCTTATTACCAACAAGTCACGCAACAACATCTCGACAGCGACCTTGTGGTGTGGCCAGAAACCGCCGTGACTTATGCTTATTCTCAGGTTAAACCTTATTTGGCCAATTTCAGCGACCAACTTGCTGCGTCCAAAACCACCCTTATTACAGGCATACCGGATGTATTAGAGGGTGGTCAGGTGTATTACAACGCCATTTGGACAACGGGCAATGGTTTTGGTCTTTACTACAAGAAACATCTGGTGCCATTTGGAGAGTACTTGCCATTGGCCAGCTACATAGGCCCTCTTCTGGATATTTTTGGTATGCCGATGTCAAACTTCCAAGCCGGTGACGACAACCAACCTGTATTGCAGGTAGGAGATTGGGGGGTTGCGCCTTTTATTTGCTATGAAATCGTCTATCCAGAACAAGTAAGAGAGATGGTACGTGACAGTGATTTGCTGGTGACCATCAGTAATGATGCTTGGTTTGGTAGTTCCTTTGGCCCTTGGCAACATTTACAAATTGCCCAATTTCGCGCCAAGGAAGCAGGTCGTTATGTAATACGAGCCACTAATACGGGTGTCACAGCCTTTATTAATGAGCAAGGTGAAATCGTGGCGCAAGCACCTCAATTTACTCGCACAACACTGACTGCTGAAGCCAAAACCTTTATCGGCAATACCCCTTATGTCACTTGGGGATATTGGCCGAGTATAGTCTTGTTACTATTGTGCATTCTGTTTAGCTCGGCCAATCATGGTTTTTCCCGCCAATCGCTCCGTTTTGCTTAA